One Kineococcus radiotolerans SRS30216 = ATCC BAA-149 DNA window includes the following coding sequences:
- a CDS encoding MarR family winged helix-turn-helix transcriptional regulator yields MALPGTLVDDDPTAQREDAPAAPDPTRWLDDEEQVTWRTFLSAVQLLVDRFDRQLQQDSGIVLTYYEMLVRLSESPGRSLRMSELAESSLSSRSRVSHAVARMEERGWIRREACPTDGRGYLAVLTDEGFAALAAAAPGHVETVRRNLFDLLTPAQVDQLREISETLLGHLTDTGSVSPVPGLPPH; encoded by the coding sequence ATGGCACTGCCCGGCACGCTCGTGGACGACGACCCCACCGCGCAGCGGGAAGACGCCCCCGCGGCGCCCGACCCGACGCGCTGGCTCGACGACGAGGAGCAGGTCACCTGGCGCACCTTCCTCTCGGCGGTCCAGCTCCTGGTGGACCGCTTCGACCGCCAGCTGCAGCAGGACTCCGGGATCGTGCTGACCTACTACGAGATGCTGGTGCGGCTGTCGGAGTCCCCGGGCCGCTCGCTGCGGATGAGCGAGCTCGCGGAGTCCTCGCTGTCCTCCCGCAGCCGCGTCTCGCACGCGGTGGCGCGCATGGAGGAGCGCGGCTGGATCCGCCGCGAGGCCTGCCCCACCGACGGCCGCGGCTACCTCGCGGTGCTCACCGACGAGGGGTTCGCCGCCCTGGCCGCAGCGGCCCCCGGCCACGTGGAGACGGTGCGCCGCAACCTCTTCGATCTGCTCACCCCCGCCCAGGTGGATCAGCTGCGCGAGATCAGCGAGACCCTGCTGGGGCACCTCACCGACACCGGCAGCGTCTCCCCCGTCCCGGGCCTGCCGCCGCACTGA
- the uvrA gene encoding excinuclease ABC subunit UvrA has product MASARVADDRLVVRGAREHNLKNVSVDLPRDSLVVFTGLSGSGKSSLAFDTIFAEGQRRYVESLSAYARQFLGQMDKPDVDFIEGLSPAVSIDQKSTSRNPRSTVGTITEVYDYLRLLYARAGRPHCPVCGEPVGRQTPQQIVDQLLEMPEGTRFQVLAPMVRDRKGEYADLFRELQTKGFARARVDGEVVALDNPPTLSKKLKHTIEVIVDRLVLKDGVKRRLTDSVETALLLSSGLLVADLVDVEGPEGERRFSEKMACPNEHPLDIDDIEPRSFSFNAPFGACPECSGIGTQLEVDPELVVPDEDLSLAEGAIAPWASGSADYFQRLMTALAEDLSFSMDAPWRALPKRAKDALLRGKDHEVHVRYKNRWGRERSYSTGFEGVIDFVKRRHGETESDSSKERYEGYMRETPCPACHGARLKPSILAVKVGDRSISEVCAMPIDECATFLGALQLSTREKRIAAQVLKEIQARLGFLLDVGLDYLSLDRPAGTLSGGEAQRIRLATQIGSGLVGVLYVLDEPSIGLHQRDNRRLIDTLTRLRDLGNTLIVVEHDEDTVRVADWIVDFGPGAGERGGEVVHSGDFQGLLENPRSLTGQYLSGARAIETPEQRRPVDPDRKLVVTGARQNNLKDVTVEFPLGCLVGVTGVSGSGKSTLVNDILYTVLANQLNGARRVPGRHKAVKGLEHLDKVVHVDQSPIGRTPRSNPATYTGVFDHIRKLFASAPEAKLRGYQAGRFSFNVKGGRCEACSGDGTLKIEMNFLPDVYVPCEVCHGARYNRETLEVHFKGKTIAEVLDMPIEEAKDFFAAVPAISRFMTTLTEVGLGYVRLGQPATTLSGGEAQRVKLASELQRRSNGRTIYVLDEPTTGLHFEDIRRLLGVVQGLVDKGNSVLVIEHNLDVIKSADWLVDMGPEGGNGGGTVVACGTPEEVAGHPGSYTGQFLAEVLGTPKAAATRRGRARAS; this is encoded by the coding sequence GTGGCCTCCGCGCGGGTGGCCGACGACCGCCTGGTCGTGCGCGGCGCGCGCGAGCACAACCTCAAGAACGTCTCCGTCGACCTGCCCCGCGACAGCCTCGTCGTCTTCACCGGCCTGTCCGGCTCGGGGAAGTCCTCGCTGGCCTTCGACACGATCTTCGCCGAGGGTCAGCGCCGCTACGTGGAGTCGCTCTCCGCCTACGCCCGCCAGTTCCTGGGGCAGATGGACAAGCCCGACGTCGACTTCATCGAGGGGCTCTCGCCGGCGGTCTCCATCGACCAGAAGTCGACCTCGCGCAACCCCCGCTCCACGGTCGGCACCATCACCGAGGTCTACGACTACCTGCGCCTGCTCTACGCCCGCGCCGGGCGCCCGCACTGCCCCGTCTGCGGCGAGCCGGTCGGGCGCCAGACCCCCCAGCAGATCGTGGACCAGCTGCTGGAGATGCCCGAGGGCACCCGCTTCCAGGTCCTCGCGCCCATGGTGCGCGACCGCAAGGGCGAGTACGCCGACCTCTTCCGGGAGCTGCAGACCAAGGGCTTCGCCCGCGCGCGCGTCGACGGCGAGGTCGTCGCCCTCGACAACCCGCCCACGCTGTCGAAGAAGCTCAAGCACACCATCGAGGTCATCGTCGACCGCCTCGTGCTCAAGGACGGCGTGAAGCGCCGCCTCACCGACTCCGTCGAGACCGCCCTGCTGCTCTCCTCCGGGCTGCTGGTGGCCGACCTCGTCGACGTCGAGGGCCCCGAGGGGGAGCGCCGCTTCTCCGAGAAGATGGCCTGCCCCAACGAGCACCCCCTCGACATCGACGACATCGAACCGCGCTCGTTCTCCTTCAACGCCCCCTTCGGCGCCTGCCCGGAGTGCTCCGGCATCGGCACCCAGCTCGAGGTCGACCCCGAGCTCGTGGTGCCCGACGAGGACCTCTCCCTGGCCGAGGGGGCCATCGCGCCCTGGGCCAGCGGCTCCGCCGACTACTTCCAGCGGCTGATGACCGCGCTGGCCGAGGACCTGTCGTTCTCCATGGACGCCCCGTGGCGGGCGCTGCCCAAGCGGGCCAAGGACGCGCTGCTGCGCGGCAAGGACCACGAGGTCCACGTCCGCTACAAGAACCGCTGGGGCCGGGAGCGCTCCTACTCCACCGGGTTCGAGGGCGTCATCGACTTCGTCAAGCGCCGCCACGGCGAGACGGAGTCGGACTCCAGCAAGGAGCGCTACGAGGGGTACATGCGCGAGACGCCGTGCCCGGCCTGCCACGGCGCCCGGCTCAAGCCCTCGATCCTGGCCGTCAAGGTCGGGGACCGCTCCATCTCTGAGGTCTGCGCGATGCCGATCGACGAGTGCGCGACGTTCCTGGGCGCGCTGCAGCTCTCCACGCGGGAGAAGCGGATCGCGGCGCAGGTCCTCAAGGAGATCCAGGCCCGCCTGGGGTTCCTGCTCGACGTCGGCCTGGACTACCTCTCCCTGGACCGCCCCGCGGGGACGCTGTCGGGCGGGGAGGCCCAGCGCATCCGGCTGGCGACCCAGATCGGCTCCGGCCTCGTCGGGGTCCTCTACGTCCTCGACGAGCCGAGCATCGGGCTGCACCAGCGCGACAACCGCCGCCTCATCGACACCCTGACCCGCCTGCGCGACCTGGGCAACACCCTCATCGTCGTCGAGCACGACGAGGACACCGTGCGGGTCGCGGACTGGATCGTCGACTTCGGTCCCGGGGCGGGCGAGCGCGGCGGGGAGGTCGTGCACTCCGGCGACTTCCAGGGCCTGCTGGAGAACCCGCGCTCCCTGACGGGGCAGTACCTGTCGGGGGCGCGCGCCATCGAGACCCCCGAGCAGCGGCGTCCCGTCGACCCCGACCGCAAGCTCGTGGTCACCGGGGCGCGGCAGAACAACCTCAAGGACGTCACGGTCGAGTTCCCGCTGGGCTGCCTCGTCGGGGTCACCGGCGTGTCCGGGTCGGGCAAGTCGACGCTGGTCAACGACATCCTCTACACGGTGCTGGCCAACCAGCTCAACGGCGCGCGCCGGGTCCCGGGCCGGCACAAGGCGGTCAAGGGGCTGGAGCACCTGGACAAGGTGGTCCACGTCGACCAGAGCCCCATCGGGCGCACCCCGCGCTCCAACCCGGCGACGTACACGGGGGTGTTCGACCACATCCGCAAGCTGTTCGCCTCCGCCCCGGAGGCCAAGCTGCGCGGCTACCAGGCCGGTCGCTTCTCCTTCAACGTCAAGGGCGGTCGCTGCGAGGCGTGCTCGGGCGACGGGACGCTGAAGATCGAGATGAACTTCCTGCCCGACGTGTACGTCCCCTGCGAGGTGTGCCACGGGGCCCGGTACAACCGCGAGACCCTCGAGGTGCACTTCAAGGGCAAGACGATCGCCGAGGTCCTCGACATGCCCATCGAGGAGGCGAAGGATTTCTTCGCCGCGGTGCCGGCGATCTCGCGGTTCATGACGACCCTCACCGAGGTGGGCCTGGGCTACGTCCGGCTGGGGCAGCCGGCCACGACGCTGTCCGGCGGGGAGGCCCAGCGCGTCAAGCTCGCCTCCGAGCTGCAGCGCCGCTCCAACGGCCGGACGATCTACGTCCTGGACGAGCCGACGACGGGGCTGCACTTCGAGGACATCCGCCGCCTCCTCGGGGTCGTGCAGGGGCTGGTGGACAAGGGCAACAGCGTCCTGGTCATCGAGCACAACCTCGACGTCATCAAGTCCGCGGACTGGCTGGTGGACATGGGTCCCGAGGGCGGCAACGGCGGCGGCACCGTGGTGGCCTGCGGCACCCCCGAGGAGGTCGCGGGGCACCCGGGCAGCTACACGGGGCAGTTCCTGGCCGAGGTGCTGGGGACGCCGAAGGCCGCCGCGACCCGCCGGGGGCGGGCCCGCGCGAGCTGA
- a CDS encoding glycosyltransferase: MTRPLAGAGGRGLVLRTIVDSLAGAGHDVVCAVVGGPRTPVPVDRSVATHRLPDVRWWEVAGSSARRRGLRSFNERLYHSPRVAREVRRLVALERIDAVVADGVRLAAYAEDSGRPWFVDLDDLLSDRYDLWRSRDLDLHQLLGHRRPTSRLAAAALRRVPVRRVLALEARRLREREDVLARTAHGTSLVSPIEAERLSVRAGAEVRSLPMAVTADVRRTWTPGAPLDRRLAFPGSLTAFANEEAVRWWLDELEPALRANGLHGWELHVFGEVPDAVRPRVQAPSVVLRGAFDRTALHAELVQHSFLLAPQREALGLTVKVVEAAVLGLVPLTTPQGASGMAVADGEQLLLFRDGEGLARALATLERWADEGGTRTTELAERARAWARASFAAEVLTRRWGAVVDGLLAGREGVTGGERLGEDDMGQRSTR, translated from the coding sequence ATGACCCGACCGCTGGCCGGCGCCGGCGGTCGCGGTCTGGTGCTGCGCACCATCGTCGACTCCCTCGCCGGGGCCGGCCACGACGTCGTCTGCGCCGTCGTCGGCGGGCCGCGGACGCCGGTCCCGGTGGACCGTTCCGTCGCCACCCACCGCCTGCCCGACGTCCGCTGGTGGGAGGTGGCCGGGTCCTCCGCCCGCCGCCGGGGCCTGCGCTCGTTCAACGAGCGGCTCTACCACTCACCCCGCGTCGCGCGGGAGGTCCGCCGGCTCGTCGCCCTGGAGCGCATCGACGCCGTCGTGGCCGACGGGGTGCGCCTCGCCGCGTACGCCGAGGACTCCGGACGCCCCTGGTTCGTCGACCTCGACGACCTGCTGTCGGACCGCTACGACCTGTGGCGCTCGCGGGACCTGGACCTGCACCAGCTGCTGGGGCACCGCCGGCCCACGTCGCGGCTGGCCGCGGCCGCGCTGCGCCGGGTTCCGGTCCGCCGGGTGCTGGCCCTGGAGGCGCGGCGCTTGCGCGAGCGCGAGGACGTCCTCGCCCGCACCGCGCACGGGACGTCGCTGGTGTCCCCGATCGAGGCCGAGCGGCTGTCCGTGCGGGCCGGGGCCGAGGTGCGGTCGCTGCCGATGGCGGTCACCGCCGACGTCCGGCGGACCTGGACCCCGGGGGCACCGCTGGACCGGCGGCTGGCCTTCCCGGGCTCGCTGACGGCCTTCGCCAACGAGGAGGCCGTCCGCTGGTGGCTGGACGAGCTCGAGCCGGCGTTGCGGGCGAACGGGCTGCACGGGTGGGAGCTGCACGTCTTCGGCGAGGTGCCCGACGCGGTCCGCCCGCGGGTGCAGGCGCCCTCGGTGGTGCTGCGGGGAGCCTTCGACCGCACCGCGCTGCACGCCGAGCTCGTCCAGCACTCCTTCCTGCTGGCCCCGCAGCGCGAGGCGCTGGGACTGACGGTGAAGGTCGTCGAGGCGGCCGTGCTCGGGCTGGTGCCGTTGACGACACCGCAGGGGGCCTCGGGCATGGCGGTCGCGGACGGGGAGCAGTTGCTGCTCTTCCGCGACGGCGAGGGGCTGGCCCGTGCGCTGGCCACCCTCGAGCGCTGGGCGGACGAGGGCGGGACGCGCACGACCGAGCTGGCCGAGCGGGCCCGCGCGTGGGCGCGGGCGAGCTTCGCCGCGGAGGTGCTGACCCGGCGCTGGGGCGCCGTGGTGGACGGACTGCTGGCCGGGCGCGAGGGCGTGACCGGCGGGGAACGACTGGGGGAGGACGACATGGGGCAGAGGAGCACGAGGTGA
- a CDS encoding FAD-dependent oxidoreductase, with translation MSAPAVEDVTGREGTDQPVVVIGAGPAGLAAAEHLLDAGVQVVVVDGAPAVGGLSRSIELWGHRFDLGPHSFLSDSHPESVARWLDLAGAVGGVERTEAVRSAVWRGRVVGFPPSPAQVLRTVGALGAARLAGGRVAATLDRRGPAATAHEALVARHGRAVVEELFVPYTRKYLGAHPRELSAAFADKLQGTRRGWSGPVDLLTPREGTGAVWEELARRLRARGARILLDTRVVGLSTSGTRVTGVQVRDAGAEFGIGARAVVSSVPAPVLLRWLPGTRAPAGPALRSRDTHLVHLLVEGPVGQDSHYVTAYDESLRVGRLTNTRVWRPGTFRDEPRTALCAEFWSSGDDDLAARSDHELAQLAVSELPAFGVDPRVRVLDHHVLRLPRSVPVLTLGVEAARADVDEQLDRFVNLARVGRHGRHDWDGQEDSLLTGRSIGAHVLTADA, from the coding sequence GTGAGCGCTCCCGCGGTGGAGGACGTGACCGGTCGCGAGGGGACGGACCAGCCGGTCGTCGTCATCGGTGCGGGGCCGGCCGGGCTGGCCGCCGCCGAGCACCTGCTGGACGCGGGGGTCCAGGTCGTCGTCGTCGACGGCGCCCCCGCGGTCGGAGGGCTCTCCCGCTCGATCGAGCTCTGGGGGCACCGCTTCGACCTGGGCCCGCACAGCTTCCTCTCCGACTCCCACCCGGAGTCGGTCGCCCGCTGGCTGGACCTCGCCGGGGCCGTCGGCGGGGTCGAACGCACCGAGGCGGTGCGCTCGGCCGTCTGGCGGGGCCGGGTCGTGGGCTTCCCGCCCAGTCCCGCGCAGGTGCTGCGCACCGTCGGCGCGCTCGGCGCGGCCCGCCTCGCCGGGGGCCGGGTCGCGGCGACCCTGGACCGCCGGGGCCCCGCGGCCACCGCCCACGAGGCGCTCGTCGCCCGCCACGGGCGAGCCGTCGTCGAGGAACTGTTCGTGCCCTACACCCGCAAGTACCTGGGCGCTCACCCCCGCGAGCTGTCGGCCGCCTTCGCCGACAAGCTGCAGGGCACCCGCCGCGGCTGGAGCGGTCCCGTGGACCTGCTGACCCCCCGCGAGGGCACCGGGGCGGTGTGGGAGGAGCTGGCCCGCCGGCTGCGCGCCCGCGGCGCGCGGATCCTGCTGGACACCCGGGTGGTGGGCCTCAGCACCAGCGGCACCCGGGTCACCGGGGTCCAGGTCCGCGACGCGGGTGCGGAGTTCGGCATCGGGGCCCGTGCCGTGGTCTCCAGCGTCCCGGCGCCGGTGCTGCTGCGCTGGCTGCCCGGTACCCGGGCTCCGGCCGGCCCGGCGCTGCGCAGCCGCGACACCCACCTCGTCCACCTGCTGGTGGAGGGCCCGGTCGGGCAGGACAGCCACTACGTCACCGCCTACGACGAGTCGCTGCGGGTGGGACGCCTCACCAACACCCGCGTCTGGCGGCCCGGCACCTTCCGCGACGAGCCCCGCACCGCGCTGTGCGCGGAGTTCTGGAGCTCGGGCGACGACGACCTCGCCGCCAGGTCCGACCACGAGCTGGCCCAGCTGGCGGTCAGCGAGTTGCCGGCCTTCGGAGTGGACCCCCGGGTGCGGGTCCTGGACCACCACGTGCTGCGCCTGCCGCGCAGCGTCCCCGTCCTGACCTTGGGGGTGGAGGCGGCGCGCGCGGACGTCGACGAGCAGCTGGACCGCTTCGTCAACCTCGCCCGCGTCGGCCGGCACGGCCGCCACGACTGGGACGGTCAGGAGGACTCCCTGCTCACCGGGCGCAGCATCGGCGCGCACGTCCTCACCGCGGACGCCTGA
- the wecB gene encoding non-hydrolyzing UDP-N-acetylglucosamine 2-epimerase produces the protein MATPTIASSSLPAPERTALRRPLGFPVGEGAPGPVAVVLGTRPEAIKLAEVVRRLGSAGLLVHTGQHYDAALWSDVTAQLGFGTEPVALGVGGSSRGQQLGAAVAALDETFARHRPSCVVVQGDTTAALAGALAANAADLPLVHVEAGLRSFDRRMPEEHNRVLIDHLADLCCAPTATAVAHLRAEGIADERILLTGNTVVESVQHLLPPAAERDRVLAELGLPARYLLLTLHRPENADNPDVLRQVFGELQAVVADGLPVVFPAHPRTLDRMRRDGLGDLVDAFTVIAPQPPAQFLALLERARLVVSDSGGVQEEVSVLKKRLVVVRRSTERPEVMGTFASLVPGGLRLGAAVRAALAEDPQALRDVPSPYGDGSASRVVVESIVKLVAPF, from the coding sequence GTGGCCACCCCGACGATCGCGTCCTCCTCCCTGCCCGCCCCGGAGCGCACCGCGCTGCGACGCCCGCTCGGGTTCCCGGTGGGTGAGGGGGCGCCGGGACCGGTGGCCGTGGTGCTGGGCACCCGGCCGGAGGCCATCAAGCTGGCCGAGGTCGTGCGCCGGCTGGGCTCAGCGGGCCTGCTGGTCCACACCGGCCAGCACTACGACGCCGCGCTGTGGTCGGACGTGACCGCGCAGCTGGGCTTCGGCACCGAACCCGTCGCCCTGGGGGTGGGCGGGTCCTCCCGCGGGCAGCAGCTGGGAGCCGCCGTCGCGGCCCTGGACGAGACCTTCGCCCGGCACCGGCCCTCCTGCGTCGTCGTGCAGGGCGACACCACCGCGGCGCTGGCCGGCGCGCTGGCCGCGAACGCAGCCGACCTGCCGCTGGTGCACGTCGAGGCGGGGTTGCGCAGCTTCGACCGGCGGATGCCCGAGGAGCACAACCGGGTCCTCATCGACCACCTCGCCGACCTGTGCTGCGCCCCCACCGCGACCGCCGTCGCCCACCTGCGCGCCGAGGGCATCGCCGACGAGCGCATCCTGCTCACCGGCAACACCGTCGTGGAGTCGGTGCAGCACCTGCTGCCCCCGGCCGCGGAGCGCGACCGCGTCCTCGCCGAGCTGGGACTGCCCGCGCGGTACCTGCTCCTGACGCTGCACCGCCCGGAGAACGCGGACAACCCCGACGTGCTCCGCCAGGTGTTCGGCGAGCTGCAGGCCGTCGTCGCGGACGGGCTGCCGGTGGTGTTCCCCGCCCACCCGCGCACCCTGGACCGCATGCGCCGCGACGGCCTGGGCGACCTCGTCGACGCGTTCACCGTCATCGCCCCGCAGCCGCCCGCGCAGTTCCTGGCCCTGCTGGAGCGGGCCCGGCTCGTGGTGTCCGACTCCGGCGGGGTCCAGGAGGAGGTCAGCGTCCTCAAGAAGCGCCTCGTCGTGGTGCGCCGCTCCACCGAGCGCCCCGAGGTGATGGGGACCTTCGCCTCCCTGGTGCCCGGCGGCCTGCGCCTGGGCGCGGCCGTGCGCGCGGCGCTGGCCGAGGACCCGCAGGCGCTGCGGGACGTGCCCTCCCCCTACGGGGACGGATCGGCCAGCCGGGTCGTCGTGGAGTCGATCGTGAAGCTCGTCGCGCCCTTCTGA
- the uvrC gene encoding excinuclease ABC subunit UvrC, producing the protein MPDPATYRPRPGEIPVEPGVYRFRDPHGRVIYVGKAKSLRARLSNYFQDLSALHPRTMAMVTTAASVEWTVVATEVEALQLEYSWIKEFDPRFNVKYRDDKSYPYLAVTMGEEVPRVQVMRGAKRKGTRYFGPYTHAWAIRETVDLLLRVFPVRTCSTGVYKRAGQVGRPCLLGYIDKCSAPCVGKIDAEEHRALAQDFCDFMAGNTQKFVRRTEREMKAAAAEMDYERAARLRDDLGALTKALEKSAVVLPDATDADVFAIADDELEAAVQVFHVRGGRVRGQRGWVSEKVEDVDTPQLVEQLLLQVYGGETGEGVPREVLVPELPATVEADVEDWLSELRGSRVDLRVPQRGDKRALMETVQRNATQALALHKTRRGGDLTTRSQALQELQEALGLDEAPLRIECYDVSHTQETNVVASMVVFEDGLPKKADYRRFAVRGEEGGVDDTRAMREVLLRRFRRVRADDARDQPPGATRDERITEGEDGTEVETSGAVGGEVLAGIDPDTGRPRRFAYTPQLVVVDGGQPQVEAAARALADAGVVDVALCGLAKRLEEVWLPGEAHPVVLPRTSPGLFLLQRVRDEAHRFAITYHRSKRSKAMTTSALDGVPGLGQARKTALLRHFGSVKKLRAATAEEVAAVPGMGPRTARAVVEALAGGAPESSAPAVNTATGELLD; encoded by the coding sequence GTGCCCGACCCCGCCACCTACCGCCCCAGGCCGGGGGAGATCCCCGTCGAACCCGGGGTGTACCGCTTCCGCGACCCGCACGGCCGCGTCATCTACGTCGGCAAGGCCAAGAGCCTGCGCGCGCGGTTGTCCAACTACTTCCAGGACCTCTCCGCGCTGCACCCGCGCACGATGGCCATGGTCACCACCGCCGCCAGCGTCGAGTGGACCGTGGTGGCCACCGAGGTCGAGGCGCTGCAGCTGGAGTACTCCTGGATCAAGGAGTTCGACCCGCGGTTCAACGTCAAGTACCGCGACGACAAGTCCTACCCCTACCTCGCCGTCACCATGGGCGAGGAGGTCCCGCGCGTGCAGGTCATGCGCGGGGCCAAGCGCAAGGGCACCCGCTACTTCGGGCCCTACACCCACGCCTGGGCCATCCGCGAGACCGTCGACCTGCTGCTGCGCGTCTTCCCCGTCCGCACCTGCTCCACCGGGGTCTACAAGCGCGCCGGCCAGGTCGGGCGGCCCTGCCTGCTCGGGTACATCGACAAGTGCTCCGCGCCCTGCGTCGGCAAGATCGACGCCGAGGAGCACCGCGCGCTCGCCCAGGACTTCTGCGACTTCATGGCCGGCAACACCCAGAAGTTCGTCCGCCGCACCGAGCGGGAGATGAAGGCCGCCGCGGCCGAGATGGACTACGAGCGCGCCGCCCGGCTGCGCGACGACCTCGGGGCCCTGACCAAGGCGCTGGAGAAGTCCGCCGTCGTCCTGCCCGACGCCACCGACGCCGACGTCTTCGCCATCGCCGACGACGAGCTCGAGGCCGCCGTCCAGGTCTTCCACGTCCGCGGCGGTCGCGTGCGGGGCCAGCGCGGCTGGGTCTCGGAGAAGGTCGAGGACGTCGACACCCCCCAGCTCGTCGAGCAGCTCCTGCTGCAGGTCTACGGCGGGGAGACCGGCGAGGGCGTGCCCCGCGAGGTCCTCGTCCCCGAGTTGCCCGCCACCGTCGAGGCCGACGTCGAGGACTGGCTCTCGGAGCTGCGCGGTTCCCGCGTGGACCTGCGGGTGCCCCAGCGCGGGGACAAGCGGGCCCTGATGGAGACGGTGCAGCGCAACGCCACCCAGGCGCTCGCCCTGCACAAGACCCGCCGCGGCGGGGACCTGACCACCCGCAGCCAGGCCCTCCAGGAGCTGCAGGAGGCCCTCGGCCTCGACGAGGCCCCGCTGCGCATCGAGTGCTACGACGTCTCCCACACCCAGGAGACCAACGTCGTCGCCTCCATGGTCGTCTTCGAGGACGGCCTGCCCAAGAAGGCCGACTACCGCCGCTTCGCCGTGCGCGGGGAGGAGGGCGGGGTCGACGACACCCGCGCCATGCGCGAGGTCCTGCTGCGCCGCTTCCGCCGGGTGCGCGCCGACGACGCGCGGGACCAGCCCCCCGGCGCGACCCGCGACGAGCGCATCACCGAGGGCGAGGACGGCACCGAGGTCGAGACCTCCGGCGCGGTCGGCGGGGAGGTCCTGGCCGGCATCGACCCCGACACCGGCCGGCCCCGCCGCTTCGCCTACACCCCCCAGCTCGTCGTCGTCGACGGCGGCCAGCCCCAGGTGGAGGCCGCCGCCCGCGCCCTGGCCGACGCCGGCGTCGTCGACGTCGCTCTCTGCGGGCTGGCCAAGCGCCTCGAGGAGGTCTGGCTGCCCGGGGAGGCGCACCCCGTCGTGCTGCCCCGCACCAGCCCCGGGCTGTTCCTGCTGCAGCGGGTCCGCGACGAGGCCCACCGCTTCGCCATCACCTACCACCGCTCCAAGCGCAGCAAGGCCATGACGACCAGCGCCCTGGACGGGGTGCCCGGTCTGGGGCAGGCCCGCAAGACGGCGCTCCTGCGCCACTTCGGGTCGGTCAAGAAG